Proteins encoded within one genomic window of bacterium:
- the prfB gene encoding peptide chain release factor 2 (programmed frameshift): MMEHLKQRLDILRKNLDHAKVYLDYPKKQEEIKQLEKETSRPGFWSDNKKAASIIKQIKILKGITAPLDTLIRETDNALELVELALSEKDNTISSEITEELEKLEKDYKSFELKLTLSGKYDGNNAIMTLHSGAGGTEACDWVEMLLKMYIKWSERRGFKTEIADILAGEEAGIKTVTIMIKGDYSYGYLRSEIGVHRLVRISPFDANKRRHTSFCSVDVIAEVEDEIDVDIKEDDLRIDTYRASGHGGQHINTTDSAVRITHLPTGIVTQCQNERSQLKNKLTAMKVLKARLVEYHMRKKEEEMQEYNKDKKKIEWGSQIRSYVFQPYTLVKDHRTGIEAGNVQAVMDGHIDKFIEAFLKIK; this comes from the exons TTGATGGAGCATCTAAAACAAAGATTGGATATATTGAGAAAGAATTTGGATCACGCAAAGGTGTATCTT GACTACCCCAAGAAACAGGAAGAAATAAAACAGTTAGAAAAAGAGACTTCAAGGCCGGGTTTCTGGTCAGATAACAAAAAAGCCGCCAGTATTATAAAACAGATTAAAATCTTAAAAGGTATTACTGCGCCTCTTGATACCCTCATTAGAGAAACAGATAACGCTTTAGAGCTGGTTGAACTCGCCTTATCAGAGAAGGATAACACAATCTCTTCTGAGATTACCGAGGAACTTGAGAAACTGGAGAAGGATTATAAAAGTTTTGAATTAAAATTGACTTTAAGCGGTAAGTATGACGGAAATAACGCTATTATGACTCTTCATTCAGGCGCAGGAGGGACGGAAGCGTGCGACTGGGTAGAGATGCTGCTGAAAATGTATATCAAGTGGTCGGAAAGAAGAGGTTTTAAAACAGAGATCGCGGACATTCTGGCAGGTGAAGAAGCTGGTATAAAAACCGTGACGATTATGATTAAGGGTGATTACTCATATGGCTACCTGCGTTCGGAAATAGGTGTGCACAGGCTTGTAAGAATATCTCCATTCGACGCGAACAAAAGAAGACATACCTCATTCTGTTCAGTTGATGTGATTGCGGAGGTAGAAGACGAAATTGATGTTGATATTAAGGAAGACGATCTAAGAATTGATACTTACCGTGCAAGCGGTCATGGAGGACAGCATATCAATACCACTGACTCTGCTGTGCGTATTACACATCTGCCAACAGGCATAGTCACACAATGCCAGAATGAACGCTCTCAGCTTAAAAACAAGTTGACTGCAATGAAGGTTCTGAAAGCACGGCTGGTTGAATACCACATGCGGAAGAAGGAAGAAGAGATGCAGGAATACAATAAAGATAAGAAGAAGATAGAATGGGGTTCTCAGATCCGTTCGTATGTATTCCAGCCCTATACCCTTGTTAAGGATCACAGGACAGGAATTGAAGCAGGAAATGTCCAGGCAGTTATGGATGGACATATTGATAAATTTATAGAAGCATTTTTAAAGATAAAATAA